TCCCGAGGAGCTCAGTGGGGACACCCTGCCAGCACTGGAGCAAAGCCAGCATCTACAcctgggcagggctggaagATGCTGGGAGAGCCAAGGGAGCCAGGATGGTGCAACCCAGCAGAGATCTGCTGTTTAATCGCACGCGGTAAGGAAGGGATGTGGGGCTCGGTAGCTTGTGGGGGATGTCtaaaccaccagcagcagctacaGTATGGGGAGGGCTTTTCTCACCGCAGATGCCCCATGACCCCCATCCCTGTGCAGGAAGGAACCAGGGCTTGGTCCTTCCTGCACTcgcaggaaggaggaggagggcgggcggccgcggAGCCCAGCGCAGCCCTGGAGTCGCCAGCACTCGCGGGTGCAACAGGCAGCCCGGCCACAGAAACACGCCTGTCAGGACAGCACTGCTGCGGGTGCTGCAGAGCCACCAGAACCCTCCTTTGGTTCCCCCCACGTGCCATCTCAGGGTGCAGTGCTAGGGCAGAATTTGACCCTCTCTAGGCACATCCATGAGCCTGCCTGGAGCAGGAAAGGAATTCACAGGCAGGACGCAGCCCCCGGTGCCCACCGCCACGTGGTCCTGGGCCCTCTTGCCTTCCAAGCAAGTCCCACAAGCCCAGCCTGAGCCAGCCCATCCTGTCACCCCCTTGTGCTATGGTGCAAATCCCAAATGCTGAATTCAGGGTCTGGAAAAGGGCCTCTccacccacctcccccccagGGGCCACCGCACATTGTTAGCACCCAGGCACAACCAGGGCTCTGGCCCCCAGAGCCACTTGCAAACCTCCCCCTGGCCTGGGACCCAGTGCTCGCACTCTGCTCGCTGAATTATTTTGCCTGAAGAACAGAGGTGGCTCAAACGAAGCTAAAAGGCACATTTTTTGCTGGTTCTTGGAATAAACTGGAGAGCGAAGCCCCAGGTCCAAAGGCTATTTCAAGAGGTGCAATGTGGCTGCACAGGCACAGACCCTGTGCGGGGGGCCAGGGAGGGCCAGtccccccagctggggctggagcgGAGCACTGGGGTGGGACAGGCACCAGGGGACTCCCCGCAGGTACCGGCCACCTGCCCCACGGCACCCAGCGCTCACCCCTGCCCCGGCTCAGCTCCCACCCTACACCTGAGGCCCGGCAAGGAGAGGGCAGGGTGGTGGCCGAGCCTCTGTGTTTCCCCTGGGGAAACCAGAGAGCTGGGCCAGATCCGCTTACAAGCCTTCCATTATTCAGGAGCCCAAGCAGGACAAAGCGGAGGTAAATGAGGGCCCCACGCAGCAGGGAGAGCATCGGGCTCTGGCCATCACGATGCCAGGGAGGGGAAACCACGGTGCCCTGCGGCTCTACACGTGGGCAAGCAGATCCCAACCTCTGCAGCGTCCCCACTGCCTCACTGGTCTCCCCACGTGGATCACAACAGGTCCTGGATCCCTGCCCACACTGCTGATCCACACAGCTCCCTCACTGGAGTCATCGTAAGGTTTGctaattgcaaaggaaaaaaattcaacattGTTCCTCTACCTTTTACGCATTTCAGACTTAAAGGCAGCTGGCATAGGAGAGGCACCTCTTTGAGGTAGGGGCATCTGTCCGTATTTAAATGTCCTTATCTGAAACCAGCCAGTCTGTCGGTAGCACGAAACCTCCCGCCCAGCCGCTGCCACCCGCACGGCTCAAGggccagctgcccagggagagtTATGGGGCTGAAAGCCATTCACCATCTGGCAcgggtgctgctgcagcacctctgctccAGAACACGAAGCGCACCCTGGACATGCCGTATGCCTGGTTAGAACATATTCCTGCTGCCACAGATGTCAAAACCACACAGCCCTGAGatttgttctgtgtttcttcACAGAAGCAAGAGCAAGGCACAGGCTGCCGTTGCCGTCCCCactgggctggagcagctctccacCAGCAAGGGCAGAGCTTCATACAGACCCCAGCCGCCAGCCCAGAACAGAACATCCCTGCCCCCACCCTCCACATCCACACCTTGtgcacagcacaagcagcaaCCACCAGGCATGTGGCGCTGGCACCATCGTGGCCAGCAGCACTTCTCAGGGTACGCTGTGGAAAGTGCCCTGAAGCTCTTCAAAGCACCTGGGCTTCTGCAGGAGACAGGCCCCGAGCAGCTGGGTGCCCCCCCGGGCCAGCACACACCGGCTGAGACAGCCCCGGCGCAAGGCAAAGGTAACCATGCTCACTGTCCATGTTTCCTTCCTCAACTCCAGTGGAGAAACTCCACCCTGTGACCAGAGGACTTGTCACCGAGTTCATCCcaccataaaaagaaaattgttatCTACCCATTGCTTCCTGCCACACAGGCACTGCCGTGTGCTGCGCAACGCTTggagcactgcagctgcagcccttaCGCACGGCTCCTGCACCAGCTTGCTGTTCTTCCTCTCCTGCACCGCAAAGGCAACAGCTCAGACTCGGCTGCACCATCACCGAAACCAGCTTCGTTATCATGGATAACGGCACGTTTTTCTTGCCCTGTAACTCTACTTTGATTAACCTAGTTTCAAAACCTACCTGTCGGCATCGACGTGTGTCCAGCGGCAGTGAAAAGGGGAATGGCAAGGTAGTTTTCCCAAATATGTTTGTCTGAAGTCAACAGCACAGAGACCCTCACGCAGATCCACATTTGGGGCAGATGTCCTTGGTGGAGATTTACAGTGGCAGAGGCACACGCAAGGAACTCCTCGCAGGCAGCTACACCGGGATCAGGGGGTATTTGTGTATGAAATTCAAACGGAGATGGCAGAACTCTCTCTCCTTCCAGGAGCTTCACTAAACATTAGGCATGGAAGAGCACTCGCTCACTCCCGCTTGAGACAAGATGTGATGCGAAACAGGTCTGAGGAGCTAAGCACTGACAGGCAGCAAAACCCAGTCCAGGGTTACTCTTCCCACTGTGGCCCACCTgcactccagcacctccaccaGACCCCcggctggcagcagcaaggtGTTCACCTGCCATCGCCTCTCCAGCCCGACGCACGCTGGACGCAACAGTCCGTGCTCCTGACGGGCCCAACctctctgcccctctccctTCTCAGTCAACCCAGAGCCACAGAAAGTTTCAGGGCCGCTTCTTCCTCacaggaattaatttctttaggCAAAAGCCAGACCACAGACTGCCTCCAGGCTTTCCAGTGCCAACAGGCCAACACTACTCCACTGCTCTTAGATAAGACACAGGCAAGTCCTTCATCACTGCTTCAGTTATTTCAGTTTaccccctccatcccctctccctccctccgtTTATCTTCTCTGAAAAGCACCTTCTGGTTTCAAAGGTTTAGATCTTCTTTTCAAAGAGGAAACATCACTGTGAGAACCTGGAGTATCTTTAAATTCAAGACAGACTTTTGCCTTACAAATCCTCTTTGAAATAATTCCTTTGTTTGATCAtctatgcttttttctttccttaaactCCTGTCTGTTGGACTGCGAATTAGCATTATTGTTGATCACCGCTGCTTTGCTTACTGCTCCTCAGACACTGAAATATCACACTGTGTTTGAATGCAATCCTGCTGGAGCAAAACAAACATGCATTTTGTCTGTTCATTGTTTCTGGTCCTACTAAAGCTGGAAAGCAAAACCTCCTGCTTCTTCCCGAACAGAAAACAGGACCACTTTCATTAGCACcaaaaggattttaaatgaACAGTTCCAGGGAGCTCCTTTCAAAtcataaaatgtgaattttacaTAAAAGTGTGTTTACAAATAGTTTCTGCTTTACACTCAGCTCTGCCCATCACTGACCAGAAGTTATATACATACAGATTAGCTCAGTAGCTTCAACCACTTGCAAGGAGACTGCAgaatttatttaagaaataaaaataggatTTCCTGGTTCCTAGAAATTCTCTTCAGCCTGCCAGATTCAGTCACCTGCCGGCTCCTGCAGAGTCAGGAGAGCACTAAGCTTTTGGAGAGAAGGGGTACTGCGGGTGCCACCAGTCCAGGAGCCGCACACTATGCACAGGGTCCAGCACAACCTGCACTCCTTGGTCAAGGCGAGGTTTCTTGCCGTTGCGAACTGGGGCATCCTGGAACACCAGGCGCACGCGATGATGCCTCATGTCTGTACTCACATTGATGGTGAACTGCAAGAAAAGAGACCAGGAGgtgcttcagaaaaagcagtCATGAACACACAGAGTTCTTAACAGTACACTTttagatatatatgtatttttttttaattcttctaaaTCGTACAAGTCTGAGGTATTTcaggtgctggcagagctgcactCTGAATCTACAGCACAAACCAGTTCTCTCTGGCTTGCAACCCCAAATAATAATGCCAGAAGTGAACCTGAAAGCAAGTGGCTGTCTGAGGAAGCCTGGAACTCACTGCCTGGCTCTTAAATGCAGCCAGACTGAACCTCTCCTGGGCCCAGGTCACTCTGAAACCCTGACTCCCACATACAGCCGCAGGTGCTGCCCCACGCTTTACTGCTGCTCTTGCCTAAGCATACCTGCTCTGCTGCCGTCTGCAGCACGGCGTGTGGAAGTTTGTTCGAAAGCTGCTCTGTTCTCCCACGAGGCAGGGACCACATACACATCGAAAGAGTTTGCTCATATAGATTTTTGCTCTTACAATTTATTGCCATGAGGTAAAGAGATATTTTCTCGAGGAGGGAAGacctcctcttctcctgcaTCCCCACCTCTTGCACTCCCTGCTGGAGTACTGACAACTCATCTGCCCCCAGATGCTGCACAATCACAGCTCCTTGCAGATTGTCTACATCCAAATAGCGAAGAGCTgatggaaaagcagaagctaAACTGAGAAGATCCTAAGCATTTCCTCTGATTCCAATCTCCTTAAGATTCCCAGAATCGGTTTGTTGATGCAGCAGCATGATTTACACAACACCCAAGAGGTGTCCTCTCCATCTCCTTACAAAAACCGCACATGCAAAGTTTGCCTGGCAGATTGCTCACTTACCAAGGTAAACGTCATACCCATGACTATTGGCACGAATATGAAGTTAAAGGTGGTGATCTGCAGTAGACAACAATCCTGATCCGGATTTGTATGGACTTCTTCATACTGAATTGGTGGCTGAAGACCTTTGTAACACTTGCTCTTAAATCTGGGAGACTTGAAAGAGGGAGAAATTTATTTAGCTAAGCAGAAACCTATGAGGAGAGCTTGGCTGCTTCTCACCAGTGCTGACTAGCAGGTTCTCACCACATTCCCATGTGTTTGGGCAGAGCATtatataaacaacaaaaaaccatcATTCAGTACAGGCAACTTGCAGGACCATTTCTTTACAGGGGAAAGCTACAGAATCCCCCAGGTTGCCTGAAACTCCTTGCTTCTCCTGAGACTGCTGGAGGTTTTCATTGGCAGTGTTGGCTTTTTTCACTTCTCTGGAAAAATCTTTCCAATGGTAAAACAAGAAGTTTCAGATTTTGGTCCGCATTTTGACCACTAAAGCCAAACAGTCTGGATTTTGGTAGTAATCAGTAGCAACGACCCAAAGATTAGATTATTTGGGGTAACAAGTGATCCACATCTTACAGTGGAGAAAGGACACCtaatgaggaaataaaaatgtaggaTTCTAAATGTCTTGGTAATACAGACTGAAAACTGAGTGTAGTTTCAGAATGTGCTTTAGTTGATCATGGGAGTCAGAGTTTCCATTTATTGTCTGAATGAATAAAAAGTTTCCACCTTCCTCACTGCCACCCAGAAAAAATCGTTACTGCTTCAAAAAAAGTCACAGCCATTCTGGTTCTTCTTTCATACCTGCTTTTTGAACTTGAAGTTGAATTCCCACATTGCTTCTTGTCTGTTCCCTTCAATCTTTTTGCACCAGAAAAGCAGACACTGcggtggaggggaaaaaaaaaaagaaacacagaattatGAAACCCTTAGAGGTACCACTTTAAGTAAGTTTTAGCAGAGCATAAAGGCTTCCAATTACAAACACAATTACATAGGAACAGTTTGGAGCCATTTATTCAAATTAATTATGTTCGAAGAACAGGCTCAGCAGTTTAGATCTCCCAGTTTCAAGTTGGCCAACTCATCATGCAGCTGGATGATACAACACATGGCCACTGACGtgctaaacagaaaaatcctgttGTGCAATTTGCCCCTTCCACAATGCAGAGATGAGCAGTACAAACTCACCTGTTTCCCCCGTCCACCAAGAACTCCCATTAAACTGGACCCCAAACAAGACTAAAGCAAGGAACAACTGAAAACAGGCTAAGGATCAAGAAGGAGAGAATCCAGAGGGAAATGCAAAGACCAATACATGAGCTATGAGGTGACAGATGAGAAAGTTCCTAAGCCACCGTGGTGTCAAAAGATCTTGACATCACTAAGCACTAACTGTCATACTTCAGAGTATAAAAACACTGCCGGGATAGCACAGCCTGATCAACCTACTgtccctttttaaaagaaaatgagaaaagggcTTCAAACAGCATCGGAACTAACCAGTACTTCCCTCCCATGCAGGCATACACCAGGAGTCCTCCAATTTAATCTGCTTATCACTGTGTGTCCACAGGATCCATGCCAGCACGCTGCACTCATTCTAAGCAGAAGTTTCAGCAGAACTCCTGTGTTGAACTGAGCAGGAGGGAAATTCCCTGCCTACAGTGAGCAGAAGCAACTAGCTTTCAACAGCTGAGAAAAGAATCTAGCAAGTCAGTCCAACCAGCCCTGAAAACATTTCCACACCACAgatgccagcccaccacagctggtcttATCTTTTAACAatgtcagcaggaaaaggaagaataataTGAGTAAAGACAACTCCCCATGACCCACGCACAGTCTCTCCCATGCCAAGAGAAAGCCTGACTGGGTTGCAGGGTGAAGCacacatttaatttcattccaAGATAGCATGACCCCAAATGAAATAAAGCCAAAGCCAGCTTCCACCATGGGGGGTCCATAATTAAACACTACAGGTAATACAAGACCATTTACTTCAAACTCTTGAGTCACATCCATAAACAAGAGTCCTAAAAAGGACCTTTATCCTGACAATCTTCATGAGGTCAACACCAAAGCTATGTGGAATCAAGCTCAGAAATGTGTCAAGTCACTTCCACCTGGGATAAGGTGGccctcaggtttttttcccattaaaataattctccagGTCTTTGCTAACTCAGGTaagcagcagatgctgctgccatCAGTGGCACTTGTAGCTCACCTGCAGAGACAGCCTGATCTAGCAACTTGTTTGGTCATGGCAAGTAGTGAAGCACAAAATGGTCAGTACCTCCTAAGGGGCAGAGGATGTCGTCCACGGGTCAGCCGTCCTGCCCTTCAGACGCGCCGTACGGCCTGCCGCTCCACCAAAAATAATGGGGGTGTCTTTAAAGGGCAAACACTTCTGCTGACACCATAACGGCTCCAGTGTCCCACACAAGCTAGgctagggaaagaaaaaaggaaattaaagaggaaaagctAGATTTGATAACACCCGGGCCTGGGGTCTCCTCTTGCCACATGCAGTTTATGTAGGCATTTGCCATTAGTTTCAACGACCCGTAAAGGTATAACCAAAGCCCATGAAAGCAAGAACATGGGGAGGCAGTGTCAGATCCTCCTCTGTACCCACTGTGCCGAGGCATTTCTGTGCACAGTAACACAGGTGGAGCTCAGAGTCTTGCAATGCAGTAGTGCAGCACGACCAGACTCAGGATGGCCTTTTACGCTCCAAGGGATTAGGTCAAACCTCTACTGTTCTAACAAAGCCTCGTCaccatttaatttcctttttgaaaagctgaataATAAAAGACTGCACTTCAAGAATCTTCCTCAAACTGTTAGTACAGTAGAAGCACTAGCAGTGGGCACCAAAGCCGTTATGATGTCAACATGTATGCTTCCAAAATGCCAACCCTGCCAGCATCACTTCAGGGTTTCTAGCTCTTACAGCCACGCTACCAGATCCGAGCAGTGGTAGGAAGTTAGACTCAGAAGGACTAAGCTTAAGTTGGAATTTCCTAGAAAcgtttattgtttattttttattttttaagaaagatgATACCCAAACTGGGGTTTCAGGAAGAGAATGAAGAGCTCTGGATGCAGAGATAAGACTACACACAGAACTGCGtgcttttctcctgctctgcagcacgACTTCCTTGTGTTACTGCTGGATGTTCCCTGAGTggtatgacttttttttttcccagtattcACTCAGGGataggaaggaagaaaggagagatgTCCGTACAGATAGATGAGGTTGCTCTCTTTTGCATGGAGAAGAAAGTACAACTCTTGAACCAAAAGCACTTCAGTTTGGCTCCAAAAACCTCATTCAACAGGTTTTTGACTTTGGATTTGGAGGGTGGAGAATTCACATTGTTGCTTAAGCTGCTCACAAAGTATCAGCCAGTTGCAagttaaaaccaaacaagagACACAGGCATTTCAGAGTTAATGGTCAACAGCAATTACAGAGGAATGGATATGCAAATGCTCCAAGCTGGGATAGCAAAGGGAATTGGCTGCCCACACCAGAGACAAACCCTTtacagcccaacacagctgcagccccagtCCCAAAGCAGACTTGCTCTGCACACTTGCCATGCTCACAACCTCACTACCCTCCCTTGGCCAGACACCAAAGTCGATGGATGACCGACAGGAACGCAGTATGAAATGAGTCCCTTTCAGAGGCTATCGGTGTCACTTCTCATCTCTCCAGATGCCTGCTACAGAGAAAAGATGTATTCTGGCAGACAGTGTCAGAATAGAGCAGAAGACATAAAAGCTGATCCTactgcagcctcctttcagCAACAAATTTGCAACAGAGGCGGGGAGAGCTGCAAATATCCCTAGCAGTTCTGATGTTCAGTGAAGTGCTTTTTTGCTGATTACAAAGATGTTGTGGTAGGACTTAGGCAGAAGTTACCCAGAAGAGTAACCAAAATCCTCTGCAGTAGCAACTACACAGATACAAGTAACCAGCACACTTATAAAATCCCTATTCAATTAGTAACCCTCCTATACCCAGGCTCC
The window above is part of the Falco biarmicus isolate bFalBia1 chromosome 16, bFalBia1.pri, whole genome shotgun sequence genome. Proteins encoded here:
- the TMEM183A gene encoding transmembrane protein 183A isoform X2, encoding MDTKESINGRTASRKKKSKRHKENPDGGGGEEYPIDIWLLLASYIRPEDIVRFSLICKKAWTVTCTAAFWTRLYRRHYSLDAYLPLRLRPESMEKLHCLRACVIRSLYHMYEPFASRVSRNPAIPDSTPSTLKNSRCLLFWCKKIEGNRQEAMWEFNFKFKKQSPRFKSKCYKGLQPPIQYEEVHTNPDQDCCLLQITTFNFIFVPIVMGMTFTLFTINVSTDMRHHRVRLVFQDAPVRNGKKPRLDQGVQVVLDPVHSVRLLDWWHPQYPFSPKA